A DNA window from Aythya fuligula isolate bAytFul2 chromosome 4, bAytFul2.pri, whole genome shotgun sequence contains the following coding sequences:
- the LAMTOR3 gene encoding ragulator complex protein LAMTOR3, protein MADDLKRFLYKKLPSVEGLHAIVVSDRDGVPVIKVANDNAPEHALRPGFLSTFALATDQGSKLGLSKNKSIICYYNTYQVVQFNRLPLVVSFIASSNANTGLIVSLEKELTPLFEELRQVVEVS, encoded by the exons ATGGCCGAC GACCTGAAGAGGTTCCTCTACAAGAAGCTGCCCAG CGTGGAAGGCCTTCACGCCATCGTGGTGTCGGACAGGGACGGGGTGCCCGTCATCAAAG TTGCCAATGATAATGCTCCAGAACACGCCCTGCGACCTGGCTTCTTGTCCACGTTTGCCCTTGCGACAGATCAGGGCAGTAAACTGGgactttctaaaaacaaaagcatcatCTGTTACTACAACACGTATCAG GTGGTGCAGTTCAACCGCTTGCCGTTGGTGGTGAGTTTCATCGCCAGCAGCAACGCCAACACAG GGCTGATTGTAAGCCTGGAGAAGGAGCTCACGCCCCTGTTTGAAGAACTGAGGCAAGTCGTGGAGGTTTCGTAG